The DNA region GGGAAGGTCAGGCCCTGCTCCATTTCTTCATCAATCTCGAGAATTGGAACGCGCTTCCCAAGTCCTACCAGGCCATCGTCCAGGCCGCCGCCCGCACCGCCGATACCACGATGACGGCCCGCTACGACATGCAGAACCCGGCCGCGATCCGCCGGCTCGTGCAAGCCGGTGCCATCCTGCGGCCGTTCTCCGAGAACGTGCTGGACGCCTGCTACAAGGCGTCAAACGACGTCTACACCGAGCTTTCAACAACCAATGCCAGCTTCAAGAAGGTCTACGATGCCATGACGGCGGTGCGCGCCGAAGGCTACCTGTGGTTCCAGCTCGCCGAGCACACGAGCGACACCTACATGATGATCCAGCAGCGCAAGAACGCGCTCTAAATAGAGGACGCACGCGCGCCGCTGAATCTGTTCTAGCGTGAACGGGCACAGGAGCACCGCTCGGACGGTTCAGGGGATCAGCCTGTCGGCGCGCAGCTGTTCGAACAAAGCGATAAAGGCATCATCCGTCGGTTGATAAGCGGTGAAGCCCAACCGGCGGCTCTTGGACATGTCGGTCACGACCTCTATCGGCCGGCCGAGATCGAGGTCAGTATGCCAAGCCGAGGCGAGACGATCGAGATCGGGCTCAGCAAGGCCCTCTCGCTCGGCAATGGCGCGCCAGACTTTCGCATCGTCGGCCATCTGCTGCTCGAGCGGCAACATCGTGCCGTCAAACGGCGCGGCCTCGAGGCCGAACCAGTCCGCAATCCGGCTCCACATCAATTGCCACCGAAAGATATCGCCGTTGACGACGTTGAAAGCCTGATTGTGTGCGGCATCTGTTTCCGTTGCCCACAAGAGGTGTCGCGCGAGCAGACCCGCATCCGTCATGTCGGTGAGCCCCGCCCACTGCGCGGGCGACCCCGGAAAACGGAAGGGACGCCCTGTCTCCCGGCACACGGTCGCGTAGACCGCAAGCGTGGTGCCCATGTTCATGGCATTGCCCACCGCCTTGCCGATCACCGTATGAGGGCGATGAATGCTCCAGGTGAATCCGTCCCGCTCGGCAGCGGCGAACACCTCGTCTTCCTGCGCATAATAGAAGTTATCGACACTGACGCGCCCCTGCTCCTCGCGAAACGGCGTTTGCGGCACGTAACCTGTGGCAAATGCCTCGAACGGTCCGAGGTAATGCTTGAGCCCCGTAACCAGCGCCACGTGTCGTGGGCCCGTCGGGCGAGGCAAACCATCGAGCAGATTGCGGACCATGGAAGAGTTGACGCGAATGTTTTCCGCTTCGCTGTCCTGCCGCAGCCACGTCGTGATGAACACCGCGTCGGGCCTCACATCCTTGAGCGCCTCGGCAGTTGCGGCAGCGTCTTGAAGATCCACCGCGACAGGATGTACACCAGCCTCAACAGTTGGACGGCGGGCAAGTCCGTGCACGACCCATCCTTGCTTGACCAGCAGCGCGGCCGTCGCGCTACCGATAATCCCACTCACTCCAACAACGAGTGCCGTTTTAGCCATTCTCTAGGATCCCTATAAAGTTGAGCACCGAAGCTAGGAGCTCGCGCATCGTCCTTCTAGACGGCACCAAATAGGGACGTAGACACCGAAAGGTACCCAGCTATGCAACCGGGATCGGCTGATGAGGAAGGGCGTGAGGATTGTGCCCCGAGGCGCGTGCTGGCACTGTTCGCAACGAAGTGGACAAGCATGATCTTGCACACGCTCCACGCACGCCATGATGGTGCGGCCCGGACGGGCGTGCTTCACCGCAGCCTCCCCGGCATATCCAAGAAGATGCTGACGCAGACGCTCCGCGAGATGGAGGGGAGCGGCCTGATCACGCGCCATGCCCAGGGCACGGTTCCGCCGGCCGTTGAATATCGCCTGACGCCTCTGGGCGCTCGCTTCGTAGAACCTGTAGAGCTGCTCTACGCCTGGGCGCGTGAAAACTCCGATGCGCTGGATCGCCTCGGCAATCGTCCGACTGCGCGACGCGCATAGCAGATCTGCCGTCCGCATTCGGAAAGCGCAACCTCCGCGCCACGCCTCTCTACGCAAGAAGCGCGCGCACGGCGACCCGGATCTGTTCCAGAGTGAACGGCTTCAGGATGACGGCAAGGTTCGGCGATTGCAGCGCCCTTGCCCGATCGAGCTCCTCGGCAAAGCCCGACATGAGCAACAGCTTGAGATCCGGCAGGCGCGCGATCGCGTGCTGCGCCAGCTCGATGCCGTCGGCCCCCGGCATGTGCACGTCCGACACCAGAAGATCGAAGCTCGCCCCGGAGGTCGTCAGCGTCTCGAGCGCTTCCGCGCCGTCCTGCGTGAGATCGACGGCATGCCCATCCGCAGTCAGCGCACGCTTGACGAGATCACGCGTCGCCTGATCGTCTTCCGCCAACAGGATCCGGGCCATCGCCTCCTCCCCCGCGGCCCCATGGCCGCCTATAGATCGCAACTACTCCTTCGTTACGCGGCCAACGAACGGCAGCTCGCGGTAACGGTGCGCCGCGTCCATGCCGTAGCCGACGACGAACTCGTCATCGCACTCGAATGCGCTGAAATCGGCAGTCACGTCGACAGCCCGCGGCACTTTCTTGTCGATCAGCACGCACGTCAGAATCGCGTTCGCGCCACGTGCCGCGATGAGGTCCTTCGCGAACACGAGCGTGCGCCCGGAATCGAGCACGTCGTCGATCAGGATGACGTTGCGGCCTTCGACGCCGAGGTCGAGGTCGCGCAGGATCTCGACCTTGCCCGACGACGTGCGGCTCTTGCGGTAGCTCGACAGCGTGAGGAAATCGACTTCGGGCTTAAGACCCGCGCGATAGAGCGCGCGGATGAGATCGGCTGCGAACACGAAGCTGCCTTTGAGAATGGCAACCACCAGCGGACGCTCGAGCTTGCGCGCGGTAACCTCTTGCGCCAAAGCCTCGATACGCGCAGTGATATCCTCCGCCGAATGGATGACCTCGACCTCGGGTTCTGCGCTACCATTGCTATCTGTCATCTCGCGTCCTTGTCTCCCGGCCCAGAGCCGTTACGCGGCCGGCTGAACCGAAACCCGCTCGAAATCATATGCTTAGCACCTCATCCTTGCCCAGGGCCGACGCCCTCGCGACGAACCCAAGGTGCCGGCCCAAGCTATCAGGCGATCCGCACTGTGATGCAAGGGAGGTGGCGCGACGTCGTGAACGCGTCTGAGACGTGATTGTACCCCCCCCCGCCATATTCGTAACAGATTGATACTCCCCTCGCGTTCCCGCATATAGGCGCTCGAGCCAGAAACCA from Hyphomicrobium sp. CS1GBMeth3 includes:
- a CDS encoding SDR family oxidoreductase, which produces MAKTALVVGVSGIIGSATAALLVKQGWVVHGLARRPTVEAGVHPVAVDLQDAAATAEALKDVRPDAVFITTWLRQDSEAENIRVNSSMVRNLLDGLPRPTGPRHVALVTGLKHYLGPFEAFATGYVPQTPFREEQGRVSVDNFYYAQEDEVFAAAERDGFTWSIHRPHTVIGKAVGNAMNMGTTLAVYATVCRETGRPFRFPGSPAQWAGLTDMTDAGLLARHLLWATETDAAHNQAFNVVNGDIFRWQLMWSRIADWFGLEAAPFDGTMLPLEQQMADDAKVWRAIAEREGLAEPDLDRLASAWHTDLDLGRPIEVVTDMSKSRRLGFTAYQPTDDAFIALFEQLRADRLIP
- a CDS encoding helix-turn-helix domain-containing protein; its protein translation is MQPGSADEEGREDCAPRRVLALFATKWTSMILHTLHARHDGAARTGVLHRSLPGISKKMLTQTLREMEGSGLITRHAQGTVPPAVEYRLTPLGARFVEPVELLYAWARENSDALDRLGNRPTARRA
- a CDS encoding response regulator gives rise to the protein MARILLAEDDQATRDLVKRALTADGHAVDLTQDGAEALETLTTSGASFDLLVSDVHMPGADGIELAQHAIARLPDLKLLLMSGFAEELDRARALQSPNLAVILKPFTLEQIRVAVRALLA
- the hpt gene encoding hypoxanthine phosphoribosyltransferase, whose protein sequence is MTDSNGSAEPEVEVIHSAEDITARIEALAQEVTARKLERPLVVAILKGSFVFAADLIRALYRAGLKPEVDFLTLSSYRKSRTSSGKVEILRDLDLGVEGRNVILIDDVLDSGRTLVFAKDLIAARGANAILTCVLIDKKVPRAVDVTADFSAFECDDEFVVGYGMDAAHRYRELPFVGRVTKE